The segment CGCGTTGCCGTGCTCGTCCGCGAAGACTTGAATCTCCACGTGCCGCGCGTTGATGACCGCGCGCTCCAGGATGAGCTCGCCGCTGCCGAACGCGTTCGTCGCCTCGGAGCGGGCGCCCTTCAGCGCGGCCTTCAGCTGCGACGCCTCGTGCACCAGCCGCATGCCGCGACCACCGCCGCCCGCGGCCGCCTTCACCATCAGCGGGAAGCCGATGCGCTCGCCCTCCTTCGCCAGCGCGTCATCGTCCGCGTCCGAGGCCTCGTAGCCCGGGATGCACGGCACGCCCGCCGCGATCATCCGCAGCTTGGCCTGACGCTTGTTGCCCATCAGCGTGATGGCCTCCGCGTCCGGACCGATGAAGACCAGCCCCGCGTCCTTGCACGCACGCGCGAAGGCCGCGTTCTCGGAGAGGAAGCCGTAGCCCGGGTGGATGGCCTGCGCCCCCGACGCCTTCGCCGCGCCGATGAGCTTCTCGATGACCAGGTACGACTCCTTCGCGGGCGACGGGCCGATGGGCACCGCCTCGTCCGCGGCGAGCACGTGCGGCGCGCCCCGGTCCGCCTCCGAGAACACCGCCACCGTCCGGAAGCCGAGCCGCTTGCAGGTGCGAATCACCCGCACCGCGATTTCACCCCGGTTCGCGATGAGGATCTTGTTGAAACGCTCCATCCCGTCCGCTCCTCTCACAGGCGTGCGACGCCGAAGCTGTTGGGGTTCACCGGCCGCGCTTCCGCCTCGCGGCAGATGGACAGCACGAACCCGAGCACCCGCCGCGTGTCGCGCGGGTCGATGATGCCGTCGTCGAACAGCCGCGCCGACGCGTTGAAGGGATGCGACTCCTTGTCGAACTGGTCGACGATGGGCTGCGTGAAGGCGCGGATGGCCTCCTCGTCCACCACCTCGCCCCCGCGCGCCAGCTTCTCGCCGAAGACGATGGACATCACCTTCGCCGCCTGCTCGCCGCCCATCACCGCCGTGCGCGCGTTGGGCCACGCGAAGATGAAGCGCGGGTGGAACGGACGTCCGCACATGCCGTAGTTGCCCGCGCCGAACGAGCCGCCCACCAGCAGCGTCACCTGCGGCACCGTGGCGTTCGCCACCGCCTGAATCATCTTCGAGCCGTGCTTGACGATGCCGCCCTGCTCCGGCTGCGTCCCCACCAGGTATCCCGTGGTGTTCTGCAGGTACACGATGGGCGTGTTCGACTGGCAGCACAGCTGGATGAACTGCGCCGCCTTCGTCGCGCCCTTCGGGCTGATGGGCCCGTTGTTGCCGATGATGCCGATGGGCCCGCCGAACAGGCTCGCCCAGCCGCAGACGGTGTGCGCGTCGTACGCGTCCTTGAAGCCCGTGAACTCCGAGCCGTCCACGATGCGCGCGATGATTTCGCGGCAGTCATACGGCTTGCGGTAGTCCGCCGGAATCGCACCGGCCAGCTCGTCCGGCGGGTACAGCGGCTCCGCGTAGGGCGCCTTCGCCTGCGCCGCCAGCCGCTCGTTCCAGCCGAGCTTGGACACGATTTCGCGCGCCATGCGGATGGCGTCGGCGTCGTCCTCGGCCAGGTAGTCCGCCGTGCCCGCGACGGTGGCGTGCATCTCCGCGCCGCCCAGGTCCTCGTCCGTGGCCACCTCGCCCGTGGCCGCCTTGAGCAAGGGCGGGCCCGCGAGGAACACCTTCGCCTTCTTCTTCACCATCACCACGTAGTCGGACAGGCCCGGCAGGTATGCGCCGCCCGCCGTGCTGGAGCCGTGGACCACGGTGACTTGCGGGATGCCCGCCGCGGACATCCGCGCCTGGTTGTAGAAGGTCTCTCCACCCGGGATGAAGATCTCCTGCTGGTACATCAGGTTCGCGCCGCCGCTCTCCACCAGCGACACCATGGGCAGCTTGTTCTGCAGCGCGATGGCCTGCCCGCGCAGCGCCTTCTGCACACCCCACGGCGACGCGGTGCCGCCCTTGATGGCGGAGTTGTTCACGAAGACGAAGCACCGCACCCCGGACACGTAGCCGATGCCCGCGATGCTGTTGCCGCCCGCCAGCGAGCCGTCACTGTCGTCGTGGTAGCCGTAGCCGCACAGCGTGGACAGCTCCAGGAACGGCGAGCCCCGGTCCAGCAGCATCATCAGCCGCTCGCGGGGCAGCATCTGGCCGCGCTTGTGGAACTTCTCGCGCGCCTTCTCCTCGGTGGCGCGCACCTTGGCCTCGACGCCGCGCAGCTCGCCCAGCCTCGCGAGCATGTCCGCGCGCTGCGCCTGGAACGTCTCCGAGCCCGGGTTGACCTTGGAAGTGATTCTCGGCATCGACCTCACCCCTCTCCTTCGCGCAGCAGCGACTCGGGAATGTCCACGTGACGCGAGCGCAGCCACTCGCCCAGCGCCTTGCCCTGCGGGTCGAAGCGCGTCGACGACGACACGCCCTCGCCCAGGATTCCATCGACCACGAAGTTCAACCCGCGCAGCTTCGGGAACACGTGCCGCTCCACCGGGAAGGCCGCGGCCTCCGGGAGCAGCTCCTTCAGCTTCTCCGCCGTGAGGAAGCGCGACAGCCAGCGCCACGCCTCGTCCGAGCGCGCCCACACGCCGATGTTCGCCATGCCGCCCTTGTCACCGCTGCGCGTCGCGACCAGCCGACCCAGCGGCACCCGGCGCGTCGGCCCCAAGGACAGCGGCTCCGTCAACGGGAGCGGCTCCACCGGCGCCAGCGCCTGAGCTTGCGCGGGCGGCGTGATGACGGTGCGCGTGCCGTCGGGCAGCACCGCCACGTGCTCCACCTTGCTCGCGTCGACATAGGCCGGCGTGTAGACGCCATACGGCGCGCCATCCGACGGCGGCGCCGTCATGGTGAAGCCCGGGTAGGTGCCCAGCGCCAGCTCCACGGCGGCGCCGCTGAACGCGCGGCCGATGAGTTTCTGGTCCGCATCCTTCACCACCACGCGGAGGAACGCGGCGGCCTGCTCCTCCGTGGCCGCGTCCTCGCGGTCCGTGCGCACCAGCGTCCAGTGCGTCTCGCTCGGCTTGCGCGTGAGCGCCGCCTCCATCTGCTCGCGGATGAGCCGCGCCTTGTCCTCGATGTCCAGGCCCACGAGGACGAACGTCGCCTCGTTCTTGTAGCCACCCAGGTGGTTGAGACACACCTTCACCGTGGGCGGAGGCGGCTCGCCGCGCACGCCGCTGATGCGCACCCGGTCCTTGCCGTCCGCCGTCAGGGCAATCGAGTCGAATCTCGCCGTGGCGTCCGGCCCCGCGTAGCGCGCGCCCGTGACTTCATAGAGCAGCTGCGCGAGCACCGTGTCCACCGTCACCGCGCCGCCCGTGCCCGCGTGCTTGGAGATGACGGACGAGCCGTCCGCGAACACCTCCGCCAGCGGGAAGCCGGGACGGCGGACGTCGATCTCCTTGAAGAAGGAGTAGTTGCCACCCGTGGCCTGCGTGCCGCACTCCAGGACGTGGCCCGCGACCATCGCGCCCGCGAGCTTGTCCCAGTCATCCTTCTTCCAGCCGAAGTGCGCGGCCGCCGGCCCCACCACCAGCGAGGCGTCCGTCACGCGGCCCGTGACGACGATGTCCGCGCCCGCGCGCAGGCACTCGGCGATGCCCCAGCCGCCCAGGTACGCGTTCGCGGTGATGGGCGAGCCCAGGCCCAGCTCGTCCGCGCTGCCGGAGAGGTCGTCTCCCTCCACGTGCGCGATGCGGGCCTTGAGCCCCAGCTTGTCGTTGAGCGCGCGCAGCGCCTCGGCGAGCCCGGCCGGATTCAGGCCCCCCGCGTTGGCGACGATACGCACCTTCTTCTCCAGCGCCAATCCCAGACACTGCTCCATCTGCCGCAGGAAGGTCTTGGCGTAGCCGGTGGCCGGGTCCTTCATCCGGTCCCGACCGAGAATCAACATCGTCAGCTCCGCCAGGTAGTCGCCCGTGAGGACGTCCAGCTGGCCGCCCTCGAGCATCTCCCGGACGGCCGAGAACCGGTCACCGTAGAAACCCGACGCGTTGCCGATACGGAGGGGGGACTCGCTCATGCGCTCTCCACGTCCAGCCTGAATGCGGAGCAGTGTGGGAGGCCATGCCTAAAAAAGCAAGCGCGCTTGCTTTTTTCCAGGGCGGCTTCCAAGCTGCCCTCGTGAGCGAGGCACCGGCGGCGACAGGAAGACAGGAGCAGGAGCGCAGCCGCGTCACCCGGCAGCGACTGATGGAGGCGGCCATCGGCGCCCTGTCGGAGCTGGGGTGGGCGGGCGCGACGATGACGGTCATCGCCGAGCGGGCCGGCGTGTCCCGCGGCGCCTGTCAGCACCACTTCCCCACGCGCGGTGATTTGGTGGCGGCCGCGGTCGAGTACGTCGGCCATCAGCAGATGGAGGAGCTCGGTCGTCGGGCGGCCCGGCTGCCGGCGGACCAGCGGCGCACGGAGAGCATCCTCCACATGCTGGCGGGCTTCTACACGCACCCCCTGTTCGTCGCGGCCGTGCAGCTCTGGGTGGCGGCGAGCACGGACGAGGAGCTGCGCTCGCAGCTGGTGCCGGTGGAGACGAAGGTGGGGCGGGAGGTGCACCGGCTGACGGTGTCGCTGCTCGGCGTGGACGAGCGCGAGCCGGGCGTGCGCGAGCTGGTGCAGGCGACGCTCGATTTGGTGCGCGGCCTGGGGCTGGCGAACCTGCTGCGCGACGACAGCGCGCGGCGAAAGAAGATTCTCCACCGCTGGGCGCTCACGCTGGAGGACGCGCTGCGTCCCCGGTCCGGGCGCAAGGCGGGGGACTGACGGGCCGCGACGTTCGCGACAACACGCCCCGACGACACTCGGGCGGGGCCACATCGGGAGAGCACATGGGCTACCGCTCCGTATTCGCGCCGGGGTTGTTCAAGGGACAGAACATCATCGTCACCGGAGGCGGCAGCGGCATCGGCCGCTGTACGGCGCACGAACTGGCCGCGCTCGGCGCGCACGTCATCCTGGTGGGCCGCAAGCCGGACAAGCTGGAGAAGGTGGCGGCGGAGCTCCGCGAGGACGGCGGCGAGTGCTCGCTGGAGACGGTGGACATCCGCGACGAGGAGGGCGTGAAGGCCACGGTGGCGCGCATCGTCGCGGCGCGCGGGCGCATCCACGGGCTGGTGAACAACGCGGGCGGACAGTTCCCCTCGCCGCTGTCGGCCATCTCGAAGAAGGGCTTCGAGGCGGTGGTGGCCACCAACCTGACGGGTGGCTTCCTGGTGGCGCGCGAGGTGTTCAACCAGTCGATGAGCCAGACGGGCGGCTCCATCGTCAACATGCTCGCGGACGCGTGGGGCGGCATGCCGGGCATGGGGCACTCGGGCGCGGCGCGCATGGGCATGCTCAACCTGACGCAGACGGCGGCGGTCGAGTGGGCCTTCGCCGGGGTGC is part of the Myxococcus fulvus genome and harbors:
- a CDS encoding TetR/AcrR family transcriptional regulator, translating into MSEAPAATGRQEQERSRVTRQRLMEAAIGALSELGWAGATMTVIAERAGVSRGACQHHFPTRGDLVAAAVEYVGHQQMEELGRRAARLPADQRRTESILHMLAGFYTHPLFVAAVQLWVAASTDEELRSQLVPVETKVGREVHRLTVSLLGVDEREPGVRELVQATLDLVRGLGLANLLRDDSARRKKILHRWALTLEDALRPRSGRKAGD
- a CDS encoding SDR family oxidoreductase; this translates as MGYRSVFAPGLFKGQNIIVTGGGSGIGRCTAHELAALGAHVILVGRKPDKLEKVAAELREDGGECSLETVDIRDEEGVKATVARIVAARGRIHGLVNNAGGQFPSPLSAISKKGFEAVVATNLTGGFLVAREVFNQSMSQTGGSIVNMLADAWGGMPGMGHSGAARMGMLNLTQTAAVEWAFAGVRVNAVAPGWVASSGMDSYQDEGVKALIPMLKQEVPLHRLATEAEVSGAIVFLLSDVAAFITGEVIKIDGGASCNTKIFPLEETSASKPYEGFHRAAAPRILGGSAKE
- a CDS encoding acyl-CoA carboxylase subunit beta, producing the protein MPRITSKVNPGSETFQAQRADMLARLGELRGVEAKVRATEEKAREKFHKRGQMLPRERLMMLLDRGSPFLELSTLCGYGYHDDSDGSLAGGNSIAGIGYVSGVRCFVFVNNSAIKGGTASPWGVQKALRGQAIALQNKLPMVSLVESGGANLMYQQEIFIPGGETFYNQARMSAAGIPQVTVVHGSSTAGGAYLPGLSDYVVMVKKKAKVFLAGPPLLKAATGEVATDEDLGGAEMHATVAGTADYLAEDDADAIRMAREIVSKLGWNERLAAQAKAPYAEPLYPPDELAGAIPADYRKPYDCREIIARIVDGSEFTGFKDAYDAHTVCGWASLFGGPIGIIGNNGPISPKGATKAAQFIQLCCQSNTPIVYLQNTTGYLVGTQPEQGGIVKHGSKMIQAVANATVPQVTLLVGGSFGAGNYGMCGRPFHPRFIFAWPNARTAVMGGEQAAKVMSIVFGEKLARGGEVVDEEAIRAFTQPIVDQFDKESHPFNASARLFDDGIIDPRDTRRVLGFVLSICREAEARPVNPNSFGVARL
- a CDS encoding acyclic terpene utilization AtuA family protein, which encodes MSESPLRIGNASGFYGDRFSAVREMLEGGQLDVLTGDYLAELTMLILGRDRMKDPATGYAKTFLRQMEQCLGLALEKKVRIVANAGGLNPAGLAEALRALNDKLGLKARIAHVEGDDLSGSADELGLGSPITANAYLGGWGIAECLRAGADIVVTGRVTDASLVVGPAAAHFGWKKDDWDKLAGAMVAGHVLECGTQATGGNYSFFKEIDVRRPGFPLAEVFADGSSVISKHAGTGGAVTVDTVLAQLLYEVTGARYAGPDATARFDSIALTADGKDRVRISGVRGEPPPPTVKVCLNHLGGYKNEATFVLVGLDIEDKARLIREQMEAALTRKPSETHWTLVRTDREDAATEEQAAAFLRVVVKDADQKLIGRAFSGAAVELALGTYPGFTMTAPPSDGAPYGVYTPAYVDASKVEHVAVLPDGTRTVITPPAQAQALAPVEPLPLTEPLSLGPTRRVPLGRLVATRSGDKGGMANIGVWARSDEAWRWLSRFLTAEKLKELLPEAAAFPVERHVFPKLRGLNFVVDGILGEGVSSSTRFDPQGKALGEWLRSRHVDIPESLLREGEG